The Haemorhous mexicanus isolate bHaeMex1 chromosome 35, bHaeMex1.pri, whole genome shotgun sequence genome window below encodes:
- the LOC132341081 gene encoding WW domain-binding protein 11-like: MAGTERDPHGRGEEEEEEEEEEEEEEEEEKEEEEEEKEEEEKEEEEEGPEGSPSAETPSDPPPKPVVPGVLYLSFLPPGFGPRQARALLRPHGELGRVFLQPRGGSVRRRRQRPGGSPGRGVRRGLGGIPGQASGQTRGQNPARGPHGPPAPQPLPPSLLEHQVPARVPVASPERAAELRAPGAGAAPAGRGSPGQAGGGVLTPATPPKTPQKPPETPQPLPRPGASPRDRRRRRSGGAKLGPPRPRPPSRCWRRCLGRGGETLPQIWGAPGVGEGSFACQGPLRTPIPVSRTTKCFIFLLKTFITFNKNNSSRSL; the protein is encoded by the exons ATGGCCGGGACAGAGCGGGACCCGCACGGaaggggtgaggaggaggaggaggaggaggaagaagaggaggaggaagaagaggaagaaaaggaggaggaagaggaagaaaaggaggaggaagaaaaggaggaggaagaggagggtccCGAGGGCTCCCCCTCTGCCGAAACCCCCTCCGACCCGCCCCCAAAGCCGGTGGTACCGGGGGTCCTTTATTTGTCCTTCCTCCCCCCGGGCTTCGGGCCCCGCCAGGCCCGGGCGCTGCTGCGGCCGCacggggagctgggcagggtctTCCTGCAGCCCCGCG GAGGCTCcgtgcggcggcggcggcagcgcccgggGGGGTCCCCCGGCCGTGGCGTTCGCCGAGGGCTGGGTGGAATTCCGGGACAAGCGAGCGGCCAAACGCGCGGCCAAAATCCTGCACGGGGCCCCCATggccccccggccccgcagcccctTCCGCCATCACTGCTGGAGCATCAAG TACCTGCCCGGGTTCCGGTGGCCTCACCTGAGCGAGCGGCTGAGCTACGAGCGCCAGGTGCGGGCGCAGCGCCTGCGGGCCGAGGTAGCCCAGGCCAAGCGGGAGGGGGGGTTCTAACGCCCGCCACGCCTCcaaagaccccccaaaaacctccgGAGACCCCGCAGCCCCTCCCCCGACCTGGGGCTTCACCCAGAGACCGACGGAGGAGGAGATCTGGCGGCGCAAAGCTCGGCCCCCCCCGGCCGCGCCCCCCCAGTCGCTGCTGGAGAAGGTGTTTGGGACGGGGAGGTGAGACCCTCCCTCAAATCTGGGGGGCTCCAGGTGTGGGGGAAGGGTCCTTTGCATGCCAGGGCCCCCTCCGGACACCGATCCCTGTCTCAAGGACCaccaaatgttttatttttctccttaaaacttttattacttttaacaaaaataattccTCGCGGTCTCTTTAA